The Armatimonadota bacterium genome segment TTGTGCTGGAGCTTTCGCCGAACGGGACGCCGTTGGTTCAGTACGTGCAGGGCTTGCTGGGGCCGATCGCGCGGGTCGATTTGCAGAACGGCGCGAACGCGAGGTATTATGTTTTGGACGCTCGCGGCCATGCGCGGGCGATGGTTGACAGCACGGGTTCGGTTACCGATTACTACGAGCACGACGCCTGGGGCAACTTGTTGCCGGGGTCTTACGGCTCGACGCCCAACCTGTTCAAATGGAACGCGGCGGCGGGCTACCAGCACGTTCCTTTCACCGGGCTGTACCACGTGGGCGCTCGCGAGTACGACCCTCGGACCGCGAGATGGCTGCAAAGAGACCCGATAGGCCAATCCTCCGGCGACCCCAACCTCTATCGGTATTGCGGAAACGATGCGGTCAATGCGAGCGACCCGAGCGGGTTTGAAGGCATAGTCATCTTTGTCCACGGATCAAAGAGTGGATCGGGCCGGTTCTCCGCGGAATTCTTGCGTGCGGTTAAAGAGACCTTCAGGGCGGATGGCCATGTCTCTTATCACTGGGATGGGAACACGAGTTACTCGGACATTGCAAAAGATGCTGAAGTGTTTGCAAAGTTTATGAAGTATGTACAGAGCAGGCATCCTAGCAAGCCGGTGTTCATTGTAGCTCACTCAAATGGAGGCAACGTTGCGAGCGCCGCATGCGCGATAGTGCCTCCTGTAGCGGGATTAGTTCGCCTGGGGTCTCCGGTGCCAGATCCTTTCAACTATCCGGAGTTTACCAATCACTCAGTGATGACTCCGATTTTGAACCTGTATGATGTAGATGACGCAGTTGCTGAGTTCTATGCGTCCGTCACGGACGGTGGCAGGCCAATTAGCGCAACTTCCATGACTCACAGGAACTGGACTACGTTGGAGGTCGACGTTGGGAATCCAGGCAAGGTCTCCGGTATCGGAGTTCACGCTCAATTCTTAAATGCGGGAGTATGGCGGCGTGCTCTAGGTCCAGTAGTGACTGAGTGGCTGAAGCGCGTTAAAGGTAATCGCTAGAGTGGGAGCCACCATGACCAACAAGACCCCGGTAACCAAATGCCTTCTGGCCTGTTGCGGAATCCTCTTCTCTTGGTTTATTGGTCCGGTCGTTGCATACGCCCTTAGCCAGAACGTGCCACCCTTCTCTGAGTTCATGACAATCAACTTTCATCTGTATGGTTCAAGCCGCATCATATTCTCGCTGGCTTTTGTACTGTGCTTAATGTCTAACTGGGGGCCCACGATTGCTCTAAAATCTGTGGCCATCTTCCGTGGTTTGTTAGTTGCGAGCACAGCCGTGATCCTTGGATTCTTGCTGGATGGACAAATCTATGGAGATTTTTCGATCGCAACAACTCTTCCTTTGAAAGAGGCTTTGTGGAGCTACGAAGGCGCCGTGTTGGCTCCGCTAACGGTTATCTTGCCAGCGTTCCCCGCACCGTATGGTGTCGATATGTTGAACTATAGAGGCATCGATTGGGGGCTGGCGCTTGCATTTCCGACGGCATATGTTTTGATCTGTGCTGGGTTGTTATCGTTGTCAGTGTCAATCCGATGGCTCGCGCTGGTCATCTCGGCGCGTAGAATGGCGATAGAACATCCAAAGTGGCGCACTGCTATGTCAACGAAGTCAATGGTCTTAGTTGGAGCTATCCTGCTAATGAATTGGCCGATGATCATTCCGTTTCCATATGAAGGGGCAGATCTTGTAACATTCTTTGTTATTGGGTTTGCGCCAATGGTACTTGCGTTAGCACTGTGGACTGGGCTGGTTGACAGATACTTGGGATGCTAACTTGAAGGCCGCTCTGGTTGAAAACCACACCGATCTGGCCTGGGGCAGCGAGGATTACGGCAATCTGGTCTATGCGGGCTCGCCGTGCGTGGGCGAATACGAGGCCGCTTACGACGCCTTTGGGCGAAGGGTTTGGGAGCGGGGCAAGACCTATGCGCGAGCGGAAACCGGGGTGGGGGTAGACTGGTCTTTGCATGCGTGCTCAGGGTCGTGCACCCTCCACACCAAACGGCGGGCGTGGAGGGCGAATCATGGCCTCGCGCAACGCGAAGCCCTACTCGCGGACCGTCAGCCTCAGTTCGTTCAGTTGCTCCTCGGTTACCGCGTCGGGCGCGCCGAACATCACGTCGGCCATGGCCGCATTCTTGGGAAAGGCGATGACGTTCCGTATGCTATCGTCGTTGGCCAACAGCATGATCAGGCGGTCGATGCCGGGGGCAATCCCGCCGTGAGGCGGCGCGCCAAACTCAAACGCCTCTAACAGATGCCCGAAACGCTCTTTAATCTCCGACTGCGCATAGCCCAGGATCTTGAAGACCTTGTTCTGCACGTCCGGGCGGTGAATACGGATGCTGCCGCTCGCCAACTCGTTGCCGTTGCCCACCATGTCGTAGCATTGACCCCGGACATTAGCCGGATCGGACTCCAGCAGAGGCGCGTCTTCGTCGTTCGGCGCGGTAAAAGGATGGTGCTCCGACTGCCAGCGCTGCGCTTCTTCATCCCAATGAAACAGTGGAAAGTCGACGATCCAAGCGAACGCCATGACGTTGGGGTCGGCCAGATTCAGGCGCCGTCCCATCTCCAATCGCAGTCGGCCCATGCACTCCAGGGCGACTCGCGGCTGGTCGACGACCATGGCGACCAGGTCGCCGTCGTTTGCCGCGCATCGTTCGCGGATTCCGGCAATCTCCTCTGGCGTCAAGAATTTTGCGACAGGGGAGCGAACCTCCTCGCCTGCAAATCCGAATGTGGCCAGCCCTTTTGCGCCAAACCGCTTGACCAACTCGGTCAGTTCGTCAATCTCCTTGCGAGAGAGGCCCGCGCAGTCTGGCAGGCAGACAGCTTGGGCCGTCGCCCCCGCCTCGATCGCCTGTCTAAAGGCGTTGAAGCCGGTGTTTCGAAAGAGTTCGGTCAGGTCGGTCAGCTCCAAGCCAAAGCGCATGTCGGGCTTGTCCGTGCCAAATCGTCTCATCGCCTCTTGATAGGTCAGCCGCGGCCAGGGCTTGGTCGTCACGCGCATGGGCGACAGCGTCTCGACGATCTCCGTCCAGAGCGGCTCGATCAAGCTTAAGACGTCGTCCTGTTCGACAAACGACATCTCTAAATCGAGCTGGGTGAACTCTGGTTGGCGGTCGGCTCGCGGGTCCTCATCGCGAAAGCACTTGGCGATCTGAAAATAGCGCTCGATGCCCGCCACCATCAGCAGTTGCTTCATCTGCTGCGGCGATTGGGGCAAAGCGTAGAAGCGGCCAGGGAACAGGCGGCTGGGCACTAAGAAGTCTCGGGCGCCTTCCGGCGTGCTCTTGATCAGGATCGGCGTCTCTATTTCCAAGAATCCGCGCTCGCTGAGGTAGTCGCGGATCATCTTGATCGCCCGATGGCGAAGTTCCATGCGCCGATACATTGTCGGGCGGCGCAGGTCAAGGTATCGGTATTTCAAGCGGAGCTGTTCGTCAACCTCTGTGTCTTCTTCGTTGATGGGAAAAGGCGGCGTGCGCGAGGCGTTCAACAATTGAACCGATCGAGCGATGATCTCGATCTCGCCGGTCGCCAGCTTCGGGTTTTCCGCGCCGGGCTGGCGTCTTTGCACCGTGCCTTCGATGGCCGCGCAATATTCGGGCCGAAGCGACGCGGCGGTCTCCATCGTTTGGGCATCTGTATCCGGGCCGAAGAAAACCTGCACCAATCCGGTTCGATCGCGAACGTCCATAAAGATCAGGCCGCCCATATCGCGATTGCGATGAACCCAACCGTTAATCCGTACGTTTTGCCCTATATGATCGGTGCGAAGCTCGCCGCACCAGTGATCGCGCTTCCATGCTTTCATATTCGTTTTCATTATGGCACGGCGTCCCTGCGGCGCGGATCGGGTATAATCGCCATTCGTGCGTTTCGCATGATCATAGGCAAACGTTGCAATGTTTGCCGTCTATGTAGCGTCCGAACGAGGGACAAGGGTGATAAGCGATGATATTTCCTGAATCAGACAGTCTTCGCGAGTATCCGCGATACATTTTGGCGCTTCTGGCCGCAAAGCGGGCGCAGGAGCTGAAAGCAGAAGACAACACGGCTAACATTGGCCTGACCACCCGCAACTATCTGACCGAAGCACTGGACGAGATCGCTGCGGGCAAAATCAAGCCTCGCATTCTCTCGCCCGACGAGGTAGAGGTCGAGTTCGCCGACCAGGTGAGCGATTCGACATTAGAGCAAGTGATGGGCAGCGAACCGAAGCCGCAGGAAGCAGAGGTTGTCGCTCCGCCCGTTCCGGGTATCGCCGCCGCAGAGGCCATTGTCGAGCCCTTTGCCATTGTCGATGAGCCGGCGGAACCAAGCGCGCCTCCCATGACGCTCGGCGACTTGGCAGGAGACGAAGCGCAAGAGCCGCTCAAAGAAGAGGAGTTTGGCGGCAATCTGGACGACCTATTGCCGTCCGAATCGGCTGACGCTTCATAACCGACGCTCAGACTTTCAAGCATGGCCGACTACTACGAGGTGTTGGGCGTTTCTCGCAACGCATCGCAGGACGAACTGAAGGCGGCCTACCGCAAGTTGGCGAGGGATAACCACCCTGACGTCAATCCAGACGATCCGGAAGCCGAAGAGCGATTCAAGGCCATCAACCAAGCTTATGAAGTGTTGGGGAACCCGGACAAACGGGCGCATTACGATCGCTATGGGCCCGATGGTCCGGCCTTTGCAGGCGAGACCAACTTCGATCCCTTTGCCGACATGCAGGACCTGTTCAGCATGTTTTTTGGCGGCATGGCGCAAGGCCGCACCTATGTTCCAGGCGACGACCGCCGAGCCGATGTCGAAATCGAGCTGGTCGACGTCCTGACGGGCAAGCGACTAACTTTGCCTATTCAAAGGTTAGAGACGTGCGACGTTTGCGACGGTACGGGCGCTGAAAAGGGCTCGCCGCCGATTACTTGCCCCGATTGTCGAGGAACCGGTCGTGTGCGGCATACGCGCTCGACTCTGCTCGGCTCAATCACTCAGGTCGGGACCTGTCCCAAGTGCGGAGGCGAGGGGACCATCGTCGAGAAGAAGTGCAAGACATGCCATGGACAGAAGCGTCGCTCGGTAGAGCGGAAAATCGAGGTCAACATTCCTCCCGGCATCGAGCATAACTCCGTCATGACCTTTCAAGCTCAGGGGGACCATGGCCTTCGCGGCGGGCCGGCGGGCGATCTTCATGTAGTCATCGGCGTCAAGCCGCATAACCGGTTTTTGAGGCGCGGCGCCGATCTGGTAACCCTTCTCAACGCGACTTTTCCTCAACTGGCGTTAGGAGACGAGATCGAAATCGAAACGCTGGTAGACAAGCAGAAGATAACGATCGAGCCAGGCACCCAGGTAGGCGACGAGGTCGTAATAAAGGGCCAAGGCATGCCCAGGCTCAATGGCGGGGCGAGAGGCGACCTCCGGATTCAGATCGGTATGAAAGTGCCCAAGAAGCTCAACGCCGCTCAGAAGCAGTTCTTGGAGCGATATGCGGAGGCCAGCGGCCACAAAGTCAAGAACGAACCGGACGCCGACAAGTCGTTCTATTCCAAATTGAAGAGCGGCCTAAAGAGCGAGGAGTAACTTTTGGCCGATATCGCCTGCGTTGGCGTCGTGGTGGCCGACGTCGTGGCCAAACCGGTCGACGACTTGCCTCAAAGAGGCTCTCTCCGACTGATCGACGCGATAGAACTTCACATAGGAGGATGCGCGGCTAACTCCGCTGTCGGTATCGCTCGCCTTGGTCTCGATGTATCGCTGTTCGGACATGTGGGAGCCGATGCCTTTGGGGATGCCGTTTCAAATAGGCTGAATCGAGAAGGCGTCGATACGGCGGGCCTGTCAAGAGACGCGAGCCTGCCAACATCCTGCACGGTCGTGCTGGGCCACTCGGACGGGGAGCGCACCTTTCTTCATGTCGTCGGCGCAAACGCTGGATTGACGCCGGAAACGCTCGATACCGATCGATTGGCGCAATCCCGAATCGTTCACTTAGCGGGCGTGTTTCTATTGCCCGGCATAGACCCCGGCGCATCGATAATGCGAACGCTGAAAACAAAAGGCGTTATAACCTGCGCCGATACGGCTTGGGACGCTCAAGGCCGTTGGCTCTCTCTCATTCGGCCGCTCTTGCCTCATCTGGACTACTTCTTGCCCAGTTGGGAAGAAGCCAAGATGATCTCGGGACGATCCAAGCCGGACGACGCGGCGCGCTTTCTATTAGATCAAGGTATCGGCACAGTCGCGATCAAACAGGCAGAACAGGGCTGTTGGCTTGCCGACAATGAGAAGATAGAGCGGCTGCCCGCCTACAAAGTTGAATATAGGGATGCGCTGGGCGCCGGCGATGCGTTCTGCGCGGGCTTTCTGTCCGGCTTGGCCAAGGGTCTGTCGGCCAGAGAATCGACGCAGTTGGGTAATGCGGTCGGCGCTCTTTGCGTTACTCGGTTAGGCGCGACGGCCGGACTGATCGGATGGGACGAAACGATCGAATTTATGAAGCGGAGCGAAACGAACCCATGATTCATGACGAACAGATGATGCGAGCGGCCATCGCAAAAGCCCAAGAGGGCATCGAGGCCGGTCAGACGCCGTTTGGCTGTGCGATCAGCAAGAACGGTCAACTAATCACCGTTGCACACAACACCGTTTGGCAGGACACCAACCCCTGCGCCCATGCCGAAGTCAACGCTATTAAACAGGCTGCGATCGTCTTGGGCACGATCGACCTTTCAGAATGCGAACTCTACGCGACCTGCGAGCCGTGCCCCATGTGCACGGGCGCCATCCATTGGGCGAAGATTCGTCGCTGCGTCTATGGAGCGACCATCGCCGATGCCGACGCCGCGGGATTCAACGAACTGCGGCTGCCGGCCGACGTGATGGCCAAGATGGGCGGCAGCCCGACCTCCTTTGAACCAGGGCCGCTCAGGGACGAATGCCGAGAACTTTTCGAACAATGGCACGAGGCCGGTCGGTCAAAGCCCTATTAGCGCAGCGCTGCGACAGCCAACAGCGCAACCTCCCAATCGCCCTTGATGCTATCCAAGTAGGGCGCTAACGGATGATCGGGAACGATCGCGACGAACGAGCGAGCGGCGTCGGAATACCGACCTTCGGCAAATGCCTCCAATCCTTGGCGAGCCTCGGCAGAGTTTCTAACGTACGGCTCGACCGCCCGCTCGACCAAACGCCCTAACGACATTTCATCGGCCGTCAGCATCGGATAAAGCCGTTGATCGATGCCCCAGATCACCGCGACGGCCAGCGCTATTCGCCTTCGAGCAATGTCCGAATCGGCGCGCGCCAGCGACGAGAGTATCAAGCCTGCATCATTCTCATCTCTGCGAGAGGCCAAAGCAGAGGCCATGGCCGCTAAAGCTCGATCGTGCGGCTCTATCGCCAGTTTCTCTCTGAGCGGCGCATCGGCCTCGGCAACGGCCAGCCTCCCCAGCGCTTCGGCTGCGTCGGCTCGAACTTCGCCCGAATCGGCGCTCAGCGCGGCGATCAGCGTTAACGCAAGCGTCCGGTCGGCGGGGACCGATTCCGGTCTCCTGGCCGCCAACTCGGTAACGGCGCGCAATATCGCCCGCTGTTCGTCCGGTTCGGACGCAGAACGAAGCCTCATCAGCAGCTTTGGAATTGCCTCGGGCGACGCCATCGTCTGCACAGCGCGGGCCGCCGCCACTCGGATTGCCATTGATTCGTGTTCCAACAGCCCTAGCATTAGATCGACCGCCGAAGCATCCCCTATTCCGCCCAACGCCTCGATCGCCTCGATCGCAATGTCGCTCGCGGGGTCGTTCACCGCCTCGATTAGAGGCGCCACAGCACGCACATCTCCAATTTCGCCCAGCGCGATCGCCGCGTGGCGGCGCACATCGGGGCTCGGGTCCTGAAGGGCGCGAACCAACTCCTCGACTGCCAAAGGCGTTCTGGCTTCGGCCAATGTTTTTGCAGCCTCCACTCGGGTCTCTTCGTCCGTGCCCCGGCTCAATCGTCTGGCGGCCCTCCAGCCGCGCGGCCGCACGCTAGAGGTCAATTGGCCTAGAACATAACCGGCCGCCGAGCTGCGCGGCTCGACCAATGGCCGCAGCCAGAACAAACCGAACAGCCGAATCGCTGTGAGCGTAACGAACAACACGTGGTAACGCTCCTCGGTTGGAAGAAGGCCCTGCAATCCCTCCATCATCGCGCCGCAAAGAGCGGGGGCGATTCCGCCGACCAACGAGCCGACCGCCGCCACAGCGCCCATGTAGACCGTGCGCTGACCGTCCGGCGCCATGCCCAAAATCATATTAAACTGAGAGAGGTTGACGCCCGCCCAAAACAGCCCGGCCATAATCTGTATCCCGATCAGAATGCCAAGGCTCATGCCGGGCTTTTCGGGCGTTGTCAGAATCCAAAGCAGGGGCAAGAAAACGACAACACCGCCCGCGATCGCTAACAGAGGCTTGTTCCCATACTTATCGGACAGATAGCCCCAAAACGGCATTCCAAGCGCGCTGAAGACGGCGGTGATCACGCCCAACCCCTGGATCCATATGTAAGGCAGCTTCAGTTCTTCTAATTGGTAGACGGTGAAGAACTGCCCGGCGAAGGTGTGCCCCGCCGTCCAAAAGCCGATGAAACGCAACATCCGCTTAAAGTTTCGATCCTGAAACGGCTCGCGATAAAACCGAGCAAACTCCGACCATCCGCCACCGGCCATCGGCCCTCGCGGCGCTTCGGGCATCCTGGACAAGGCGAAGTAAGACAGAAACATAAAGACCGCGCCGACGCCGAACAAGACGGCAAAAGCGATCTGGGGCGAGAATCGATCGTGCTTGACTGCCTGGTCCAAGAAAAGCGCCGGCGGCAGCGCCGTAAAGGCCGCTACCAGCCCCAAGATCATGTTTCGCTTGCCAAAGTAGCGACCGCGATAGTCTGCAGGGATAAGATCGCTCAACCAAGCCAGGAATGCCGGACCCGCCACAGCGCCCAAAACCGCCGAGAGCGTGATCAAGCCGATGAAAAGCTCGAGGCGAGGCAAAGAGATCGCCATTAAAGGAATGAGCGCGATCAGCAGCCACGGCGCCCGCATTCCAAGGGTCCATTTGAGCACAAACGAGCGTCTGGAGGGCGCTCTTTCTGCCAAATAGGCCGCAAACACTTGCAACGACCCCACCAGCGCAGGCAGCGCCGTCATGATGCCCAGCCATAAGTCGCTAGCGCCTAACTGCCGCGCGAAACCGGTCTGAAACGCGCCGCCCGTAAAGCCGACGTAGACAGTAAAGAGCGCGGCGTCCCAATTGGCCCATCGCAAAGCGCGCAAGGTGTCTAATCGAGTGAGACCGGTCGCCTCCATCACTCTAAAGTCCTGACTTCGATGCTCCAGTCGATCAGATCCAGATCGGGATCGGGCACGTCGCCCGACGGTTCCAGTTGCGCAAAGTCTACGTTCCGGTAAATGCGGTTCTGATCTAGCCTGATGGTGATGAAGCGGCTCAGGTCGGCCGGAGACCGCCCATCGCCAAAAGCCTCCCAAAACCGAGAGGCCTGATCGTGCGGATCGATCGGCGCACGGTCGGCACACATCAGGTTTACCTGGGCAAACCGCATGGCCCGCGCATCGTCCACGTCGGGGATGAACTGCGTTAGATCGACCTCAAATCGCAAGATGCGAGAGTCCGTTCCTACCGGCTCGAAGGATGAGGGCGGCCCCAGCGGGATCGAAGCGTCCAACGTTATTAGCGGGCTGCCCTGAAACAGCCCATAGCCGCCTCGAACTCCGCTATAAAGCACAAAGTGGGTGAACGCGCCCGCTGCAAATCCGTTGCCCCAAGGCGGCTGGACCACCGGCACAGGTCCTGCCGCGCCAAAGGAATCGTTCGAGAAGTTGATGACGGCGAAGTAAAGATACTCGGGCTTGACCCGGCCGTCTAGCCTCAGCTCAACGATAATTCGTGCGACTCCGCCCGGGGTCGGGTTGGCCGGAAACCGCGCGCAGCCCGAACTAAGCGCGACGATCAGTAGAAGAATGACCTTTGCGCCGCGCATGGCCTATTTTGGCACAGTAAGAAAAAAGAGGCGCGGGCGATTTTTCGCCCGCGCCCATGTGCAGGGTAGGAGGGTGTCTAAGCCTTAACAGCCCAGACCGAAGTTGCTCAGCACGATGGCCAGGTCCACATCATCGACATGCCCATCGCCGTTCACATCCTCGACCATGTTTTGGCCAACGCTGCCGAACGCGCTCAGGATGGCCGCGAGATCGCTGTCGTCCACGCAACCGTCGCAGTTCGCATCTCCCTGGAGCTTCGGGACGAAGACCCGCGTTGTCTGGAAGTCGGCGATCGGCGCAGGCACGCAGTTCGCGGCATAAGTAACGCCGTCCACGACGATCTTTGCCGACCTGATCTGACCAATATCCGAGCCGCCGCCGTCGTAGACGGACACCCACCACATATTCTGGTAGTTCGGAGGCAAGTGGCCGCTTTGAAGGGTCAGATCGACTTGCGCCCACATACCGTCCAGACCATGCCCGGTATACATCGACACCACCTTGGACCATGCCGGATTGGTCGGATTGCCGCGACCGATCGTCAGGTAAATGTCGCCTCGGAACGTGTGCTCGATGTCGATCAGAGCATAGCGGCTTGTTCGAGTAGGAACGAACGCATGAACCGTGCCGACCG includes the following:
- a CDS encoding sugar kinase translates to MADIACVGVVVADVVAKPVDDLPQRGSLRLIDAIELHIGGCAANSAVGIARLGLDVSLFGHVGADAFGDAVSNRLNREGVDTAGLSRDASLPTSCTVVLGHSDGERTFLHVVGANAGLTPETLDTDRLAQSRIVHLAGVFLLPGIDPGASIMRTLKTKGVITCADTAWDAQGRWLSLIRPLLPHLDYFLPSWEEAKMISGRSKPDDAARFLLDQGIGTVAIKQAEQGCWLADNEKIERLPAYKVEYRDALGAGDAFCAGFLSGLAKGLSARESTQLGNAVGALCVTRLGATAGLIGWDETIEFMKRSETNP
- a CDS encoding MFS transporter translates to MMEATGLTRLDTLRALRWANWDAALFTVYVGFTGGAFQTGFARQLGASDLWLGIMTALPALVGSLQVFAAYLAERAPSRRSFVLKWTLGMRAPWLLIALIPLMAISLPRLELFIGLITLSAVLGAVAGPAFLAWLSDLIPADYRGRYFGKRNMILGLVAAFTALPPALFLDQAVKHDRFSPQIAFAVLFGVGAVFMFLSYFALSRMPEAPRGPMAGGGWSEFARFYREPFQDRNFKRMLRFIGFWTAGHTFAGQFFTVYQLEELKLPYIWIQGLGVITAVFSALGMPFWGYLSDKYGNKPLLAIAGGVVVFLPLLWILTTPEKPGMSLGILIGIQIMAGLFWAGVNLSQFNMILGMAPDGQRTVYMGAVAAVGSLVGGIAPALCGAMMEGLQGLLPTEERYHVLFVTLTAIRLFGLFWLRPLVEPRSSAAGYVLGQLTSSVRPRGWRAARRLSRGTDEETRVEAAKTLAEARTPLAVEELVRALQDPSPDVRRHAAIALGEIGDVRAVAPLIEAVNDPASDIAIEAIEALGGIGDASAVDLMLGLLEHESMAIRVAAARAVQTMASPEAIPKLLMRLRSASEPDEQRAILRAVTELAARRPESVPADRTLALTLIAALSADSGEVRADAAEALGRLAVAEADAPLREKLAIEPHDRALAAMASALASRRDENDAGLILSSLARADSDIARRRIALAVAVIWGIDQRLYPMLTADEMSLGRLVERAVEPYVRNSAEARQGLEAFAEGRYSDAARSFVAIVPDHPLAPYLDSIKGDWEVALLAVAALR
- the aspS gene encoding aspartate--tRNA ligase, whose translation is MKAWKRDHWCGELRTDHIGQNVRINGWVHRNRDMGGLIFMDVRDRTGLVQVFFGPDTDAQTMETAASLRPEYCAAIEGTVQRRQPGAENPKLATGEIEIIARSVQLLNASRTPPFPINEEDTEVDEQLRLKYRYLDLRRPTMYRRMELRHRAIKMIRDYLSERGFLEIETPILIKSTPEGARDFLVPSRLFPGRFYALPQSPQQMKQLLMVAGIERYFQIAKCFRDEDPRADRQPEFTQLDLEMSFVEQDDVLSLIEPLWTEIVETLSPMRVTTKPWPRLTYQEAMRRFGTDKPDMRFGLELTDLTELFRNTGFNAFRQAIEAGATAQAVCLPDCAGLSRKEIDELTELVKRFGAKGLATFGFAGEEVRSPVAKFLTPEEIAGIRERCAANDGDLVAMVVDQPRVALECMGRLRLEMGRRLNLADPNVMAFAWIVDFPLFHWDEEAQRWQSEHHPFTAPNDEDAPLLESDPANVRGQCYDMVGNGNELASGSIRIHRPDVQNKVFKILGYAQSEIKERFGHLLEAFEFGAPPHGGIAPGIDRLIMLLANDDSIRNVIAFPKNAAMADVMFGAPDAVTEEQLNELRLTVRE
- the dnaJ gene encoding molecular chaperone DnaJ, coding for MADYYEVLGVSRNASQDELKAAYRKLARDNHPDVNPDDPEAEERFKAINQAYEVLGNPDKRAHYDRYGPDGPAFAGETNFDPFADMQDLFSMFFGGMAQGRTYVPGDDRRADVEIELVDVLTGKRLTLPIQRLETCDVCDGTGAEKGSPPITCPDCRGTGRVRHTRSTLLGSITQVGTCPKCGGEGTIVEKKCKTCHGQKRRSVERKIEVNIPPGIEHNSVMTFQAQGDHGLRGGPAGDLHVVIGVKPHNRFLRRGADLVTLLNATFPQLALGDEIEIETLVDKQKITIEPGTQVGDEVVIKGQGMPRLNGGARGDLRIQIGMKVPKKLNAAQKQFLERYAEASGHKVKNEPDADKSFYSKLKSGLKSEE
- a CDS encoding nucleoside deaminase, with the translated sequence MIHDEQMMRAAIAKAQEGIEAGQTPFGCAISKNGQLITVAHNTVWQDTNPCAHAEVNAIKQAAIVLGTIDLSECELYATCEPCPMCTGAIHWAKIRRCVYGATIADADAAGFNELRLPADVMAKMGGSPTSFEPGPLRDECRELFEQWHEAGRSKPY
- a CDS encoding alpha/beta hydrolase, with product VLELSPNGTPLVQYVQGLLGPIARVDLQNGANARYYVLDARGHARAMVDSTGSVTDYYEHDAWGNLLPGSYGSTPNLFKWNAAAGYQHVPFTGLYHVGAREYDPRTARWLQRDPIGQSSGDPNLYRYCGNDAVNASDPSGFEGIVIFVHGSKSGSGRFSAEFLRAVKETFRADGHVSYHWDGNTSYSDIAKDAEVFAKFMKYVQSRHPSKPVFIVAHSNGGNVASAACAIVPPVAGLVRLGSPVPDPFNYPEFTNHSVMTPILNLYDVDDAVAEFYASVTDGGRPISATSMTHRNWTTLEVDVGNPGKVSGIGVHAQFLNAGVWRRALGPVVTEWLKRVKGNR
- a CDS encoding DNA-directed RNA polymerase subunit omega; this encodes MIFPESDSLREYPRYILALLAAKRAQELKAEDNTANIGLTTRNYLTEALDEIAAGKIKPRILSPDEVEVEFADQVSDSTLEQVMGSEPKPQEAEVVAPPVPGIAAAEAIVEPFAIVDEPAEPSAPPMTLGDLAGDEAQEPLKEEEFGGNLDDLLPSESADAS